From the genome of Bacillus oleivorans, one region includes:
- a CDS encoding NUDIX hydrolase: MSYINNMRKYIGRETLFTVGCGVIIEENDMILLQHRSDGDNWCIPGGIMEIGETFEESAKREVLEETGLTVTNLELFGLYSGEKCFAAYPNGDRVFSTQIIFYTKTFTGTLKVTDLESREHRFFKRNELPVNLNPRQKCFILDWNNGVKTPVIN; this comes from the coding sequence ATGAGTTATATCAATAATATGAGAAAATACATAGGCAGGGAAACATTATTTACAGTCGGCTGCGGTGTGATTATTGAAGAGAACGACATGATATTGCTCCAACATCGGTCGGACGGGGATAATTGGTGTATTCCAGGCGGAATCATGGAAATCGGTGAAACGTTTGAAGAGTCAGCAAAGCGAGAAGTTCTAGAGGAAACTGGGTTAACAGTAACTAATTTAGAGCTGTTTGGCTTATATTCTGGAGAAAAGTGTTTTGCTGCTTATCCGAATGGAGATCGAGTTTTCAGTACACAAATTATTTTTTATACAAAAACATTTACAGGTACTTTAAAGGTAACGGATTTAGAAAGTAGGGAACATCGGTTTTTTAAAAGAAATGAACTGCCTGTCAATCTTAATCCTAGACAAAAGTGCTTTATTTTAGATTGGAATAACGGGGTGAAAACGCCAGTTATTAACTAG
- a CDS encoding glucose 1-dehydrogenase, translating into MSFLNKVVIVTGAANGIGRGVALEYVKSGAKVVLADVNEEQGVQTLAEIRKSWSEVQFLKTDVKKPDDIVELMNFTKQTYGTIDILINNAGKGLFKSPFDVTVEEWEDVIHTNLRSVFLCSREAAKVMKENEEGGSIVNIASTRAIMSEPNSEGYAATKGGIVALTHALAASFSNYRITVNAISPGWIETGEYSKLSSLDHEQHLSKRVGKPDDIARACLYLTAIENDFVTGVNLVVDGGMTRKMIYEE; encoded by the coding sequence ATGAGTTTTTTAAATAAGGTTGTTATCGTTACGGGTGCGGCAAACGGGATTGGTAGAGGTGTGGCGCTAGAATATGTAAAGTCAGGAGCAAAAGTTGTTCTGGCTGATGTAAATGAGGAACAGGGAGTACAAACCTTAGCCGAGATTAGGAAATCATGGAGTGAAGTTCAATTTTTAAAAACCGATGTCAAAAAACCAGATGACATTGTGGAGCTAATGAATTTTACGAAACAAACATATGGCACGATTGATATTCTCATTAATAATGCCGGGAAGGGTCTATTTAAATCCCCATTTGATGTAACGGTCGAGGAATGGGAAGACGTTATACATACGAATCTAAGAAGTGTCTTTTTATGTTCGCGAGAAGCAGCGAAGGTAATGAAGGAAAACGAAGAAGGTGGATCGATTGTAAATATAGCTTCTACCCGAGCGATTATGTCAGAGCCTAATTCAGAGGGTTATGCTGCAACAAAAGGCGGAATTGTCGCCCTGACTCATGCATTAGCAGCTTCTTTTAGTAACTATAGAATTACGGTGAATGCTATATCTCCCGGATGGATTGAAACCGGTGAATACAGCAAATTGAGTAGTCTTGATCATGAACAGCATTTATCCAAAAGGGTTGGGAAACCTGACGATATTGCAAGAGCCTGTTTGTATTTGACTGCAATAGAAAATGACTTTGTGACAGGGGTCAACTTAGTAGTAGACGGCGGGATGACGAGGAAGATGATTTATGAGGAGTAG
- a CDS encoding alanyl-tRNA editing protein yields the protein MASKLFYQDPYIQTFRTEIVNQRQDEQGNWYVVLKETAFYPTGGGQPYDTGTLNGIKVTAVEEINGEIRHYLEQPMSNLADPVFGQIDWDRRFDHMQQHAGQHILSAAFEELFQIKTVSFHLGSEVLTIDLDTPELTEKIALQAERLANQIILENRPIETKWLTEEEVKKYPLRKELSVTDNIRLVIIPEFDYNGCGGTHPSSTGQVGSIKILKWETQRKKIRVQFVCGNRVLKQLHIKQNVLIELTQILNAPEIKAAEAASRLLEKNKELEKDLGEAQDQLLQFEAVQLLGETQTIGGNIMITKVFLNRPLKELQNMARLITEKNSEVIVVFVSKNEQQLQFVSASGGEVVLDLRRVGKEVFPLINGKGGGNSSFIQGGGEALLSPEDFIHKVLEKIREY from the coding sequence GTGGCAAGCAAATTATTTTATCAAGATCCATACATTCAAACATTTAGAACCGAAATTGTAAACCAGCGTCAAGACGAACAGGGAAACTGGTATGTTGTTTTGAAAGAAACTGCGTTTTATCCAACAGGCGGCGGCCAGCCTTATGATACTGGTACGCTGAATGGTATAAAAGTTACCGCAGTGGAAGAAATCAATGGTGAAATCCGCCATTATTTAGAACAGCCAATGTCTAATTTAGCTGATCCAGTATTTGGTCAAATTGATTGGGACAGACGTTTTGATCATATGCAGCAGCATGCAGGTCAGCATATTTTATCGGCTGCCTTTGAGGAATTGTTTCAAATAAAGACCGTGAGCTTTCATCTTGGTTCAGAAGTATTAACAATCGATTTAGACACTCCTGAGTTAACAGAGAAAATTGCTCTTCAAGCAGAGCGTTTAGCCAATCAAATCATTTTAGAAAACCGACCGATAGAAACCAAATGGCTGACTGAAGAAGAAGTAAAGAAGTACCCCTTACGAAAAGAATTATCTGTAACAGATAATATCCGTCTTGTGATTATTCCTGAGTTCGATTATAACGGCTGCGGCGGAACTCATCCAAGCTCTACAGGCCAGGTCGGTTCCATCAAAATATTGAAATGGGAAACACAAAGAAAGAAAATCAGGGTACAATTCGTTTGTGGAAATCGTGTTCTAAAGCAATTACATATCAAACAAAATGTTTTAATTGAATTAACCCAGATTTTAAATGCACCTGAAATAAAAGCAGCAGAAGCAGCTAGCCGCCTGTTAGAAAAGAATAAAGAATTAGAAAAAGACTTAGGGGAAGCTCAAGATCAGCTCTTACAGTTTGAAGCAGTACAGCTGTTGGGCGAAACACAAACGATCGGTGGCAATATTATGATTACAAAAGTATTTTTAAACCGGCCGCTAAAGGAACTTCAAAACATGGCTAGGCTAATCACAGAAAAGAATAGCGAAGTTATCGTTGTATTCGTTTCTAAAAATGAACAGCAGCTGCAGTTTGTAAGTGCCAGTGGCGGCGAAGTGGTACTAGATCTGAGACGAGTTGGAAAAGAAGTTTTCCCGCTTATTAATGGGAAGGGCGGAGGAAATTCATCTTTTATACAAGGCGGGGGCGAGGCACTCCTTTCTCCTGAGGATTTTATTCATAAGGTTTTAGAGAAAATAAGGGAATACTGA
- a CDS encoding sigma-70 family RNA polymerase sigma factor encodes MRDELNKSAFTNGKELDLELEQRIYHLYPKLQQYCHFISQNQWDGDDLAQEVVTKVLDRYKYNTSISPALLRKMAYNQWIDTVRKKKYESLTITEEIDQQEYDKPIETSLEVIDFLMKELTPKQAAIFLLKEGFHYQLSEISEFFGATEMSVKATLYRARKRIETKNSNSDNDTSAQIYWNDEERKQVYDLFKTTIETQDPAILIKAIPFIRLFESEANTPKLIMKNHWTAYSPSSTLSMAA; translated from the coding sequence ATGCGAGATGAACTAAATAAATCGGCTTTTACGAATGGAAAAGAGCTGGATCTTGAGCTGGAACAGAGAATTTATCACCTGTATCCAAAACTTCAGCAATATTGCCATTTTATATCTCAAAACCAATGGGATGGGGATGATTTGGCCCAGGAAGTGGTCACTAAAGTCCTGGATCGCTATAAATATAACACTAGCATCAGTCCTGCTTTGCTGAGAAAAATGGCGTATAACCAATGGATTGATACCGTTCGCAAAAAGAAATATGAGTCTCTGACCATCACGGAAGAAATCGATCAGCAGGAGTACGATAAACCGATTGAGACTTCGTTGGAAGTCATTGATTTTCTAATGAAAGAACTGACTCCGAAGCAGGCAGCGATATTTCTGTTAAAAGAGGGATTTCATTATCAATTAAGCGAGATCTCAGAGTTTTTTGGTGCCACAGAAATGTCGGTTAAAGCCACTTTATATCGGGCCAGAAAAAGGATTGAAACCAAGAACTCAAATAGCGACAATGATACATCTGCGCAAATCTATTGGAATGATGAAGAACGGAAACAAGTCTATGATCTTTTTAAAACCACGATCGAAACGCAGGATCCGGCCATTCTCATCAAAGCCATACCATTCATCCGCTTGTTTGAATCCGAAGCTAATACTCCAAAGCTTATCATGAAGAACCACTGGACTGCGTATTCTCCTTCAAGCACACTCTCTATGGCGGCATAA
- the clpP gene encoding ATP-dependent Clp endopeptidase proteolytic subunit ClpP, whose amino-acid sequence MSTIPYVIEQSNRGERSYDIYSRLLKDRIIILGDEINDHVANSIVAQLLFLAADNPEKDISLYINSPGGSTSAGFAIFDTMQYIQPDVRTICTGMAASFGAMLLLAGTKGKRFALPNSEIMIHQPLGGARGQATEIEISAKRILKLREHINHIIAERTGQPIDKVAKDTDRDFFMSAEEAKEYGIIDEIITR is encoded by the coding sequence ATGAGTACGATTCCATATGTGATTGAACAGTCAAATCGGGGGGAGCGCTCCTATGATATTTACTCCCGTTTATTAAAAGACCGAATCATTATTTTAGGCGATGAAATTAATGACCATGTTGCAAATAGCATCGTAGCACAATTATTATTCTTGGCAGCCGATAATCCAGAAAAGGACATTTCCTTATATATTAATAGTCCTGGAGGCTCTACAAGTGCAGGTTTCGCTATATTTGATACAATGCAATATATTCAGCCTGATGTAAGAACGATTTGTACCGGTATGGCTGCATCCTTTGGAGCCATGCTGCTTTTAGCCGGCACGAAAGGAAAGAGGTTTGCTTTACCTAATAGTGAAATCATGATTCATCAGCCGCTTGGCGGTGCCAGAGGGCAAGCAACAGAAATCGAAATTTCCGCAAAGCGCATTTTAAAATTGCGGGAGCATATCAATCATATCATTGCAGAACGTACTGGCCAGCCAATTGATAAGGTCGCAAAAGATACAGACCGGGATTTTTTCATGAGTGCTGAAGAAGCAAAAGAATATGGGATCATTGATGAGATTATAACAAGGTAA
- a CDS encoding DUF3892 domain-containing protein, whose product MESKSFEQIYEEYKNQGEQQAQEEVPSVNNTNKEEIVAVRKNEDGDLIAFKTNTGRELDYITALQEAKAGNLAHVDVFHKYGRDILRSEPDGIKENNLDRLPSF is encoded by the coding sequence ATGGAATCCAAAAGCTTTGAGCAAATATACGAAGAGTATAAGAATCAGGGAGAACAGCAGGCTCAGGAAGAAGTTCCTTCTGTGAATAACACAAATAAAGAGGAGATTGTGGCCGTACGAAAGAATGAAGACGGAGACCTGATTGCATTCAAAACCAATACAGGCAGAGAATTGGATTACATCACAGCTCTGCAGGAAGCAAAAGCCGGGAACTTAGCCCATGTGGATGTCTTTCATAAATACGGCAGAGATATTTTAAGAAGTGAACCGGATGGAATTAAGGAGAACAATTTAGATCGCTTACCTTCATTTTAA
- a CDS encoding DUF4003 family protein translates to MNHQIIDQNLNDYIQIYSLLKEKLKWKIADQRTLMLIASMYVINKKNFQIDRFLKISDYIKNNVGAFSTLKSYQRFTTAAMLDIHFENPEKIFGDYIELYEELVNGGFNRGAFTYIAAFTLLKDTNLLTNRKEKIERAMAVYKGMQKKHFFLTNSADYPLAVMVAARKEPVEKLMDVIELFYNQLNENGFKKGNDLQFLSHILSLDHETDSSKLVNRCIRLQDTFHQLGRKPKPTHYPEIGMLALIEDGANEIKTIERVTEELNTNKLFKWHKDMNFMMAVNLTISSKIEDPSFIETGFHSIIEALIQAQQAAMIAAAAGVTAASSSGS, encoded by the coding sequence ATGAATCATCAAATCATTGACCAAAACTTAAATGATTATATTCAAATATACTCCTTATTAAAAGAAAAATTAAAGTGGAAAATTGCCGATCAGCGAACATTAATGCTCATTGCTTCTATGTATGTCATTAATAAAAAGAACTTTCAAATAGATCGCTTTCTTAAAATCAGTGATTATATCAAAAACAACGTTGGGGCCTTTTCCACCCTAAAATCATACCAAAGATTTACTACAGCAGCTATGCTCGATATTCACTTCGAAAATCCAGAAAAGATATTCGGTGACTATATTGAGTTATATGAAGAGCTTGTCAATGGGGGCTTTAACAGAGGGGCTTTTACATACATTGCAGCCTTTACTTTGTTAAAAGATACTAATCTATTAACAAACCGGAAGGAAAAAATAGAGCGGGCGATGGCTGTTTACAAAGGTATGCAAAAGAAGCATTTTTTCTTAACTAATTCTGCAGACTATCCGCTTGCCGTAATGGTCGCGGCTCGTAAGGAACCAGTTGAAAAATTGATGGATGTGATTGAGCTATTTTACAATCAATTAAATGAAAATGGCTTTAAAAAAGGGAATGACCTTCAATTTCTAAGTCATATTCTTTCATTAGACCATGAAACAGATAGTAGTAAATTAGTAAACCGCTGCATCAGATTACAGGACACCTTTCACCAGTTAGGCAGAAAACCAAAGCCTACCCATTATCCGGAAATAGGGATGCTTGCGCTAATTGAAGACGGAGCCAATGAAATTAAAACAATTGAAAGAGTAACAGAAGAATTAAATACAAATAAACTTTTCAAATGGCATAAAGACATGAACTTTATGATGGCTGTTAATCTGACAATAAGCAGTAAAATTGAGGATCCCAGTTTCATAGAAACAGGCTTCCACTCGATCATCGAAGCCCTCATCCAAGCCCAGCAGGCTGCCATGATCGCCGCAGCAGCGGGTGTAACCGCTGCTTCATCAAGCGGAAGTTAA
- a CDS encoding patatin-like phospholipase family protein — MKNIGLVLEGGGLRGVYTAGVLEFFMEKDLYFPYVIGVSAGAGMAASYLSRQKGRNWKVNIDLAIDPRYVSFRNWIRNKEVFGMDFIFDEIPNQLVPFDYDTFLKAEEHFIIGTTDCETGEPVYYSKDEHGEHMLKIIRASSSLPFLAPSVEYDNRKLLDGGIIDPIPIRKAQKDGNIKNVVIMTKPPHYRKKKSKLSMMLKYLSKKQPKIGEVLLTRHTLYNETLQYLQAEKERGNVFIIQPSVDIPVSRIERNQEKLIQLYELGMKDAEKLYQDLNLFIFQK; from the coding sequence ATGAAAAATATAGGACTTGTATTAGAAGGTGGAGGCTTGCGGGGAGTTTATACTGCCGGTGTACTTGAGTTTTTTATGGAAAAAGATCTTTATTTTCCTTATGTAATTGGTGTATCAGCTGGAGCAGGAATGGCAGCTTCCTATTTATCGCGGCAAAAGGGGAGAAACTGGAAGGTTAATATTGATTTGGCGATTGACCCGCGCTATGTTTCGTTTCGTAACTGGATTCGAAATAAAGAGGTTTTTGGTATGGACTTTATTTTTGATGAAATTCCTAATCAATTGGTTCCTTTTGATTATGATACTTTTTTGAAGGCCGAAGAACATTTTATTATAGGAACCACTGATTGTGAAACTGGAGAGCCTGTCTATTACAGTAAGGATGAGCATGGGGAGCATATGCTAAAAATCATTCGTGCCTCAAGTTCCTTGCCATTCCTTGCCCCAAGCGTTGAATATGATAATCGAAAACTGCTGGATGGCGGCATCATTGACCCGATTCCGATAAGAAAAGCCCAAAAAGATGGGAATATCAAGAATGTCGTTATTATGACAAAGCCGCCGCATTATCGAAAGAAGAAAAGTAAACTTAGCATGATGTTGAAATATTTGAGTAAGAAACAGCCTAAAATTGGAGAAGTTTTGCTGACAAGACATACATTATACAATGAGACATTACAGTATTTACAAGCAGAAAAAGAAAGAGGGAATGTCTTTATTATTCAGCCGAGCGTGGATATTCCTGTCAGCAGAATTGAGAGAAATCAGGAAAAATTAATCCAACTCTATGAGTTAGGCATGAAAGATGCGGAAAAACTGTATCAAGATCTTAACCTATTTATTTTTCAAAAATGA
- a CDS encoding MarR family winged helix-turn-helix transcriptional regulator, which yields MDKTFNQDIELSLKLFIVLNRALESVRKQVIKDIKNYNLNLTEFAVLELLYHKGDQPIQKIGDKVLLASSSITYVVDKLEKKNLIERKPCPTDRRITYAVLTEKGAEFMDDIFPKHAASLRKIFAGLDTEEKAIVIEHLKKLGLYAEKL from the coding sequence ATGGATAAAACTTTTAATCAAGATATAGAACTGTCTTTAAAGTTATTTATTGTACTTAATCGAGCTTTAGAGTCAGTGAGAAAGCAAGTAATCAAGGATATAAAAAATTATAACCTAAACTTAACGGAATTTGCTGTCCTCGAGCTTTTATATCATAAAGGCGATCAGCCAATTCAAAAAATAGGAGATAAGGTTCTGTTAGCCAGCAGCAGCATAACCTATGTTGTTGACAAGCTAGAAAAAAAGAATCTGATCGAGCGTAAGCCTTGTCCCACAGACCGAAGAATTACCTATGCTGTTTTAACAGAAAAGGGAGCAGAGTTTATGGATGATATATTCCCTAAACACGCTGCATCTCTTCGGAAAATTTTTGCAGGGCTAGACACAGAGGAAAAGGCTATTGTAATTGAGCATTTAAAGAAACTTGGCCTTTACGCGGAGAAATTGTAA
- a CDS encoding ring-cleaving dioxygenase gives MTKRTEGIHHITAIVGDPQENVDFYAGVLGLRLVKKTINFDDPGTYHFYFGDEVGNPGTIITFFPWPNAYKGRIGSGQVGVTTYAVPTGAFPFWEERLTKFNVEVTKNSRFGEEYLAFEDPHGLQLELVERDPGKKSEWRFGDMTPEVAIKGFGGATLLSSRPAYTAKLLEETMGLEKVGEEGDYIRFKSTADIGNIIEIKISPVPKGMMGVGTVHHIAYRAKDDTDQLDWKSHVESAGYGVTPVQPRQYFNAIYFREYGDILFEIATDPPGFTLDEPKDALGEQLMLPDWYEPQRDKIEKVLLPFKVRELD, from the coding sequence ATGACAAAACGAACAGAAGGGATTCACCATATAACTGCTATTGTTGGTGATCCCCAAGAAAACGTAGATTTTTATGCAGGTGTATTAGGACTTCGTTTAGTGAAAAAAACCATTAATTTCGATGACCCAGGAACTTACCATTTTTACTTTGGTGATGAAGTCGGGAATCCAGGGACAATAATAACCTTTTTCCCGTGGCCAAATGCTTACAAAGGCAGAATCGGAAGCGGACAAGTAGGTGTTACCACTTATGCTGTTCCAACTGGTGCTTTTCCTTTTTGGGAAGAACGTTTAACGAAATTTAACGTAGAAGTTACAAAAAACAGCCGATTTGGAGAAGAATATTTGGCTTTTGAAGATCCTCATGGTTTACAGCTTGAGCTTGTTGAAAGAGATCCAGGCAAAAAAAGTGAGTGGAGATTTGGCGATATGACACCAGAAGTCGCGATTAAAGGTTTTGGCGGCGCTACCTTGCTTTCGAGCCGTCCAGCTTATACTGCTAAACTTCTTGAAGAAACGATGGGACTGGAAAAAGTAGGCGAAGAAGGGGACTATATTCGTTTTAAATCAACGGCTGATATAGGCAATATTATTGAAATTAAGATTTCCCCTGTACCAAAAGGCATGATGGGTGTTGGGACAGTCCATCACATTGCGTACCGTGCGAAAGACGATACGGACCAGCTCGATTGGAAATCCCATGTTGAGAGTGCAGGGTATGGCGTTACACCGGTTCAGCCAAGACAATATTTCAATGCTATTTATTTTAGAGAATATGGGGATATTCTGTTTGAAATCGCAACAGATCCTCCTGGTTTTACGCTTGATGAACCTAAGGACGCATTAGGTGAACAATTAATGCTTCCTGACTGGTATGAACCACAGCGGGATAAAATTGAAAAAGTCTTGCTTCCATTTAAAGTTAGAGAATTAGATTAA
- a CDS encoding alpha/beta hydrolase: MKHVFNEGKDKTRPTLLMLHGTGGNEFDLLPLAELIDEDASVLSVRGEVLENGMPRFFRRLAEGIFDEEDLVFRTKQLHEFLDEAANQYGFARNNIVAIGYSNGANIAGSLLFHYDHSLKGAILHHPMVPRRGIDLPNLSGVPVFIGAGQNDPICPPQESIDLQSLLKNAGASVEIHWENHGHSLTQTEVMAAAKWYKNHF, translated from the coding sequence ATGAAACATGTTTTTAATGAAGGAAAAGACAAAACGAGACCGACTCTATTAATGCTCCATGGCACTGGAGGGAATGAGTTCGACCTATTGCCGCTTGCAGAACTGATTGATGAGGATGCTTCTGTATTGAGTGTTCGCGGTGAAGTTTTGGAAAATGGAATGCCGCGCTTTTTCCGCCGTTTAGCAGAAGGGATTTTTGATGAAGAGGATTTGGTATTCCGTACCAAACAATTACATGAGTTTCTTGATGAAGCTGCTAATCAATATGGTTTTGCCCGGAATAATATCGTGGCCATTGGTTATTCAAACGGTGCCAATATTGCGGGAAGCCTGTTATTTCATTATGATCACAGTTTAAAGGGTGCAATTCTGCATCATCCAATGGTACCAAGACGAGGAATTGATTTGCCAAATCTCTCTGGAGTACCTGTATTCATTGGTGCAGGACAAAATGACCCTATTTGTCCTCCTCAAGAATCAATCGATTTACAGTCATTACTTAAAAACGCAGGCGCCAGTGTTGAAATTCACTGGGAAAATCATGGCCATTCTCTGACTCAAACGGAAGTAATGGCTGCTGCAAAATGGTATAAGAATCATTTTTAA
- a CDS encoding methionine aminopeptidase produces the protein MGLLNRFSQWQNDRYQKRVAEMQSKGLCPDCRGSGLSMLALNEFLHTNFYDCPGCNGSGLYSDWEETNQY, from the coding sequence ATGGGTTTACTCAACCGTTTTTCACAATGGCAAAATGACCGCTACCAAAAAAGAGTGGCTGAAATGCAGTCTAAAGGACTTTGTCCGGATTGCCGGGGCAGCGGTTTAAGCATGCTTGCCTTAAACGAGTTTCTTCATACTAATTTTTATGATTGTCCGGGATGTAACGGCAGCGGCTTATACTCTGATTGGGAAGAAACTAATCAATACTGA
- the selB gene encoding selenocysteine-specific translation elongation factor, producing the protein MKRYYTIGMAGHIDHGKTALTKALTNVETDRLKEEKERKISIEPGFASFVDDDDFQISIVDVPGHERFIRQMIAGVAGIDLVILVVAADEGVMPQTVEHLDILSFLGIRRGIIAITKADKVEPSFLEIAKEEIVNKLRDTPFENTPCVCVDSLSYNGIEALKTTILDEIANLETKSNQGNFRLPVDQVFTIKGQGTVVRGTIFNGEIKVGQDIWVLPQKLKGLVRSIQVHHQTVEKAEAGQRAALNLSGISRDEIKRGNVIVQDGSIASTKTIDVSLRFVANLKYPVKQRMLVNCHAGTSEVMGTIVFFDRNEVLQEAEGVLCQIRLQEPIVVKRGDPFILRRPTPVETIAGGWILDPFGKKYKWGQETISALALKKEGTVAERMKAVLLDYQSLTPLELANLLQLDIGNVKQTVDESPIFHWTQSNAITLDVFLEKGINRIVNLLQKFHSEYPLRLGIDKAQLMQELESEFKKDIVETVLQNSMWTRVNHFIKLTNFKPYIPREWENHVRQLLHALERDRYQVKTISEYFDEAGIPSTFWNELLNFLDRDQQIIRLNENLMWTRAHFKKAVQACRKANPEEFTIADVKKILPVTRKYLIPFLVLLDQQGYTKRQENKRMWLTNS; encoded by the coding sequence ATGAAAAGGTATTACACAATAGGAATGGCTGGACACATTGACCACGGGAAGACAGCTTTAACAAAAGCATTGACTAATGTAGAGACAGATCGTTTAAAAGAAGAGAAGGAAAGAAAAATTTCGATTGAACCTGGATTTGCTTCTTTTGTAGATGATGATGATTTTCAAATATCTATCGTTGATGTTCCTGGTCATGAAAGGTTTATAAGGCAAATGATAGCCGGTGTCGCAGGGATTGACCTTGTCATTTTAGTTGTAGCAGCAGATGAAGGAGTGATGCCGCAAACGGTAGAACACCTTGATATATTGTCCTTTCTCGGGATTAGGAGAGGGATTATCGCGATTACAAAAGCGGATAAAGTTGAACCTTCCTTCTTGGAAATAGCAAAAGAAGAAATAGTAAATAAATTAAGAGATACACCTTTTGAAAATACTCCATGTGTTTGTGTCGATAGTCTCTCCTATAACGGAATTGAAGCGTTAAAGACCACTATATTGGATGAAATTGCAAATCTGGAAACAAAAAGCAATCAAGGAAATTTCAGACTCCCTGTTGACCAGGTATTTACGATTAAAGGGCAAGGTACAGTGGTCAGAGGTACCATTTTCAATGGTGAAATTAAGGTTGGTCAGGATATTTGGGTGCTGCCGCAAAAACTGAAAGGATTGGTTCGGTCTATACAAGTTCATCATCAAACCGTTGAAAAAGCCGAAGCTGGGCAAAGGGCAGCGCTTAATCTATCTGGTATTTCACGAGATGAGATTAAGCGCGGCAATGTCATCGTACAAGATGGATCTATTGCAAGTACGAAAACGATTGATGTATCCTTGCGTTTTGTTGCAAATTTAAAATATCCAGTTAAACAGCGAATGCTTGTCAATTGCCATGCAGGTACTTCTGAAGTAATGGGGACGATCGTTTTCTTCGACCGTAATGAAGTTCTACAAGAAGCGGAGGGGGTTCTATGCCAGATCCGGCTGCAGGAACCGATTGTGGTTAAAAGAGGAGATCCCTTTATATTGAGAAGACCGACGCCTGTTGAAACAATTGCAGGAGGGTGGATTTTGGACCCCTTTGGCAAGAAGTACAAATGGGGGCAGGAAACGATTTCGGCATTAGCTTTGAAAAAAGAAGGAACTGTGGCAGAGCGGATGAAGGCTGTCCTTTTGGACTATCAGTCTTTAACCCCATTAGAATTAGCGAATCTGCTTCAGTTAGACATAGGGAATGTCAAACAGACAGTGGATGAATCGCCTATTTTTCATTGGACTCAATCTAACGCGATAACGTTAGATGTATTTTTAGAAAAGGGAATAAATCGTATAGTTAATTTGCTTCAAAAGTTTCACTCTGAATATCCTTTGCGTCTTGGGATTGATAAAGCACAGTTAATGCAAGAATTAGAAAGTGAATTTAAAAAAGACATAGTTGAAACTGTTCTCCAAAATAGCATGTGGACAAGGGTTAATCATTTTATCAAACTTACGAATTTCAAACCATATATACCAAGAGAATGGGAAAATCATGTTAGACAATTGTTACACGCACTTGAAAGAGATCGATATCAAGTGAAGACTATCAGTGAATATTTCGACGAAGCTGGGATTCCTAGTACATTTTGGAATGAATTGTTAAACTTTCTAGATAGAGATCAGCAAATCATTCGATTGAATGAGAATCTCATGTGGACAAGGGCTCATTTTAAAAAGGCCGTTCAAGCTTGCAGGAAAGCCAATCCTGAGGAGTTTACGATTGCGGATGTAAAGAAAATCCTTCCAGTAACGCGAAAGTATCTAATCCCTTTTCTTGTATTATTAGATCAGCAAGGATATACAAAAAGACAAGAAAATAAAAGGATGTGGCTAACAAATAGCTAA
- a CDS encoding putative holin-like toxin gives MTVFESLTLMISFASLVVVVLSFSNKK, from the coding sequence ATGACAGTTTTCGAATCATTAACTTTAATGATTTCGTTCGCGTCCTTAGTGGTCGTGGTTCTGTCTTTTTCCAATAAAAAATAG